TACACGTTAGCCGGCGCTCACGAACCCCTTCGTAGTTGGTTGGTGCGCGCCGGTTCGCATCAATTCTCGCTAGCGTCAGTGTCACGCTCGCAACCAAGCGCAGTGCTTTAGGCCGAAGCTGGGGTGGCAAGTTCGCCACCAGGTCACAGTTACTAAGGAATCCAGTTGTCTTTATGGCGATGCCGCTGTCGTTTGAGCGTCGACTGCCGAGCCTCGCCAGATCGGTGGGGTCCATTATCGACAGCTTGGCTACGCTCCCCGATATGGCGAAGAGCTGCGACGTGATACCAGTGCCGAGGAATGCGCAGAGGTTGGGGCAGATGAGCGGCATCGAGCACTGGATATATTCGAGGAATGTTTGTTTCGCCATCTCGAGGTTCTCGAGCTCTTCGCATGCCTCCAATACACGACTCAGCTCCTCCGGAGACAAATCTCGACCAGACGTCGTGGAGgcgcacgccaccaccaccaccagcagctggGATGGGAGAAGCTCGTCCAACTGGGTCACGACGGAACTGAAATCAACGTTGTTTTGGATTACTTTGACCACCTTGGCGTAAAGAACACTGTCTGAGAAGAACATGTCGAGCTCCGGGAAGCGTATGCTGTACTGGGCGCGCAGAAAGACGTGCACACGACTCTTCTCCACTtcgatgcgcagcaccagcgagcTGCAGTCCGACACGTACTGGTACTCGGGATCGTCTGATGGAATGGAGTTCTTGCCGCGGCCGATCGTCTGCTCGTAGTCACTCAACCTACGTAGCATCCCGCTCAGGTAAGACGAGCGGAGTAACTTCGTGACCTCCGTAACGCTATCGTACCGAAGTGCATCATCGTCGCTGAGCAGCGTCACTTCGTTCTCCTCGTACGCCGGGATCTCTTCAAGCGTGGCAGCCGTCACATGCGCATCAAAACCTTCGTCCATCTCCGCCAGAGTTGGTCAGGAAATCGTAGACTAGAGCACCGCACGCAGAGTGAGGGGAAAACGCCTGTCGCAGTGAGTAGCAGGGCAAGTCGTTCGCTGCTTCAACTTCTGCTGTCGGGTGTTTACGCAAGAGTGGTGCACAGCGATGACAGAAACAAATAATAAATAATAATAAGAGTGGCCAGCAGCCAGAAGAGGCGATTACAGGAACGGATTGTCAACAACAGCCAAGAAGTGCGCTCGCAAACGTGAACGAGAGGCATCACACTAGTAGCTCACAGGGTCTAGCCAGGCGTAGGCCCCTCCATTGCGTTGCTCAGAAAACCAAACCCCTTTTTAGAAGTAATCGGgagactgtgtgtgtgtccaaCAGAAATAACAGAAAAGGCCACTGTGCTAGCGGAAGTGTGCCGTATCACAATGGGCGCCCGTGGCTTCTCTTTCATCTTCACCATTGCCGAGGAATGCGTGTCTTCACACGGTGCGTAGCTAAGCCGATGAGCCCGCTGGCACGGAAAGAAGGTAAACACATATGAGTAAACTAAACACTGTCGCTGCACCTAAGCCGGTTTCCCATTCGGGCGGAGGGGGGTTCATGTTGTGCATCTGTTATGTGGATCTTCTTCGCGAAGGTCTCCTAATAAACATTGTGACGCTAGAAAATGGTACATCGACGCGGAGATAGGGGGAGACAAAGACGACGTCAGCTGCAGAGCGGGAGGCACGTGCCACCACATAGGGATCGATTGGCCAGCAGAGTCAAGGACGCCGACGTCTGAGCGGGCAAGGCAGAGGCACTGGACGGCGCAGGGGGTATCTACGACCGCGGGCAACGAGCAGGGGACAGTGAAAGCTGCTTGAGATGGTTTTCTAACTTCTTCCACACACCACGGCGATTCAGCACGGTATTCCGCCGCCTGTCGCTGTCCCCTTTCTCCGTATAGGACTTCTTCGCGACGTCGTAGCTGAAGTATGCCTTGGCTTCCTCAATCAGGGCGCGGAGCTCCACCTCGCTTCGACCACCGTGCCCGCTGCTATGCACCGAATCGAGACTGCACTTGTGAGGCTGTACCAGCCCTTGATCTACCAACACACACCATGCTTGTACTTGCGCCGTGTTCAGAACACGCATCACTACTGTGTCCGCAGACCCTACGACGGTGGTCTCTGTCACGTAGCCAAGCTGGACAAGACGCTGAAACAAGAATAGTTGCAGGGGAGTCGGCGAGCGAGTAGAGGGCAGAATCGTCTCCAGCACTGCCGGAAGTGCCTCCCGCAGCGCATCCTCCATGTCGAAGTCGATGGAAATCGGAAGAGCACCACTCGCCGTGGTGCGGCACTCTAAAGCGTCCAGAAGCAGCGACAGAGACTTCGCCTCATGCCCACTCGCAGCGGCCTTCCACACCTCAGCCGACGTCTGGCCACGAAACGCGGTGTCGATAAACTTACGGTAGAGAGGAATAAGAAGCTCTACAACAGTCGCTTGCTGCGCGCAGTGGGCTAGAAACAGCGTGGTACGCCCGCAGAAGCCGCGATGGCAGTCGGGTGTGGAGGCTGGGTTCCAGCGAGTGGGGTTCAGAACATCGGCGCCTAGGTCGCGAAGCAGGTGAACACAATCAGCGTGACCGTGAAACGCTGCCAAGTGCAACGGTGTGAAGCCACTAGTATTGTACTCCTCCACGGCACACCCGCACTCATTGACCAAAATCTCTATCATGCTAGAGAAACCGAGGCCAGCGGCCACGTGAacggcgctgttgccgctcGCATCGCGTATGTACTTGATCTGCGGCGGCTCAACGTGTGGAACCGCATTTGCCATCACGCCTGCGTTCTCGGTGTACACCGTTGCAGCGAAGCGCTTCGCACGCATCTTGTATCGGATGAGCTCCATGCCAGGGCTCATGTCGAAGGGGTTGTCGCCGCGAACGAGAATCAGCAAAGAGGCGACATCATTTGTCGCCACCAAGTCAAGCAAGTCCCGTTGAGGGAGCTTGTAGACAAGCGCCGGGGCCCCCGCAGGTAGCCCCACCACGTTCGTCATCCTGCCAAGTGCCAAGGAAAGCTATGAGGGTGAAAACACCAGGCAAAAACACGGCTACTGCCTCAGAACGTGTGTACGCTGAGTTGCGAACGTGATTCCTACAGTGAGCGAGTCGCCAAAGGCCACCGGCGCCTCTCTAGAATTAGCTGCACGCCAACAAGTGTTGTTCTCAAACAAAGTAAAGCGAACCAGCTCCCCAGTTGCTCCGTGACgaccgagagagggagcacgctgcagcagtggtggcggagaggcTCGGCAGCTGTCGCGGGAAAAAGTGGTCAAACAAGGAAAGAAGGTGAAAGGAGATACGAGAAGGGGAAAGTGGCAGACGAACGCGAGCAAGTGATCGAGTGTCACAACATGAGCAACAGGCACCACCTGGGCCGGTTACTGATGCGAGTGAGCCGTCCACGCatacgagcagcagcagcagcagcagcagcggggagggagggtgcaCCGCAGCCAGACAAGACTTTTCGGCTGTTGTCAtcgccacaccaccgctctACTCGCATACCCTAGCATGGCACCCCCATGTGGCATAGGTGGGCAACCGGAGGCCATCCAAGACAACGTGCTGCCCCACTCCAGCGCTGCCTGTGCCGATTCTGTAACGCGtttgagcgtgtgcgtgggtgtcgcTTCTGCTTGTCAAACGGCGGatgggagcagcaggcgatggGCGTCCAGCGAAGATGGAAGGAAACCGAAAGGAGCAACAAAAGAACGAGAGGCACTGCGACGCGCGCCTCAATCGTCGCTGCCCCACCCGCTGCTGAGACTTCGCTCACTGTACTCCTCTTCACAAGATATGCCATAGGTGTTGCGCGACGTCACGTACACCCGCTGACGTCTTGTAGAAGAATTGGACGCCTCTTCGTCTGTTCTTCTCGTCGACTCACCACTGCGGCCATCGGCTTCATCGGGGTAGTCGTTGCCCGAAAAGTCCTCGGCGTTACTATCATACTCATCGTCTTTGCGGTGATCTGGGTAACAGTAGAGGTCTGCCGTAGCGTCACCCGTGGCCTCCATGCACAGCATCTCATCGTACTCCTGCAGAAATCGCCGCATGGTTCCATCCTCATCCGCCTTCACCGCACCCCAGCGTGAGGGAGATGCCAAGACGGAatcctcggcagcggtgctgtggTCGCCGACACTGGACGTGCGGCGGAGTGGCCCGAGAAAGTAGCAGGGGAggtcctcatcctcctcgcctctcccaTGCTTCAGACTGCTTTGACTACATCCTGTCAGCTCGTCCTCCATTATGGTAAACTCACCAAATGCCTCCATCATAGCATCCCGCTCCGTTGCCCTTGAATCCAAAACGAAGAGCTCCACCgtgccggcgccgtcgtctgCGCCGGAGACATCATCCCCACATTCAATGACCACACACTGACCAGCCACGGTGAGACGCTCCACTTGAGAGTGAGACAGTCGCGTGTGCCTCTTCGTAGCACCGTGCGGCACAAGCCGTGTTGCCATTCTGCTTGAGCGCTCCGCGTCGATTTGATGCAGGCGGCGAAATACGAACTTCGTACGAGAGGAAAGAGCGGCCTGCAGGATCGGCGGAGGGGTCCCCATTTCCGCGCTGTCCCACTGCACCCGTACGCGAGTGGGTGACACCGCTTCCTCCACAAACCCATCACGGCCTCGCTTGCGGCTCACCTTCAGATACACGCGCGGTTGACACGCGTCGCCAgcagagcgagtgagagTCGCTCTGGAGTTTGCCAAGAGAGGGTGTggcaaggagaagagcatgCTTGACGTGTGAGAGTTCTCTTCGTAGTCACGACCGAGTAGCCAccaaaacagagagagactcaAGTGGCTTATTCATTCGATTTACGCCCACTGAAAGAGGAAATGAGGAAACTCGCTACTGCATAGTCGCCACAGTATTGGAAAGGACTTCGATTTGGTGAGCGAAGAGTGAGCTCACGTGTGTGGCTTTGCAGTGCTCGTCCTCCGGTAGAGCGAGTGTGAAACGTgcaaacagagaaaaggcaaaTACTATATTAGCATCGCTGCTAAAACTGCGAAGCAGAACAGAGTGAGAATCAGAGAGGCGAACACGTTCagagagggcagagaggagcagaaaagGCTCAACAACATCCGAGCAGAACTCAttgtcttcttttccctttcggTGGTCCCTCCGCCACAGTTGTTTTCATTGTGTGTAgtcactgctgcgcctcctcctcgaacCGCCTACGCCGCAATGTACAAACGCACGaacagaaaacaaaaaggggagCCATTCTGCTCGTTCACCTCGCGCTCAGTGATTTCGACGCTTCTTGACTGAGATCCACGCGAGGTGTACGCACCGTTTACACACCCATTCGCCAAAACACTcgatcctcctcctcggcggaGGTACTCATCGCCACAGAGCACAGAACAGAAGAAATAGAGCAGCCGAGACGCacgacagagaggaaagtcAGGGTGAAGAGGTCATGGACTAGGCAGACTTTCCAGTCATCACCACATTGTCTCGCAGAAGATTCGAATTTaaagagaggcaaaggcagaggggggaaaaacagaagagaaaacaagTCTTGAAAGCGTTTTCAAAACGATACGATTTGGCCATAGAAGATGAGCGGTCACTCCCCACACCCCAGCCGCCCTGTCATCGGGCCATCGCGTGATGCAGAGCAGCCGTAGAGCCACGTAGTACAACAATGTAGGCCCAGCCACCCGAGCACAGCATCTGCCACAAACTCGGCCCACCTTTGCTCCACACGTCGCCGCACAGCCGCTTTCATTGTGCCCGTCGCCACCTGATGCATccacctccccaccccaccccggcGCAACGAAGGGGTCCCACAacagcgggcagcgagggtcgGCTGAGACAcattcgagccacgctgacactctCTCCAACGCAGGGATGGCATAAACGccttcgctgtcgcaggGCGCACTGACTTCCCCACGTCGAGGGCACTTGGCCCCGTCACTGCCAGAAGTGGATCGGCATTTGACCGGGAGAGGGCGAGCTGCCAGGCCTCCCCAGACAGAGTGGGGCACTGAACCCTGAGATTCCACGCACTGAAGTGTAGCCTCCGTCATCAGAGCAGGCACATAAAGCAGAAGAGCAAAGCAGAGGAATCACCTCAGCGGCAAAAGTGCTGCGCTGACATCTCCTACGCTGCATCCATCGTCATACGAGAGTGTCTCAAGTGGTGCTTGAATGCGTTCGTGTGGCTAACACAGGCATTGGTCTGCACCAGATCGGGTGGTGGACTTCGGGAACAATAGACTGATCAACTTTCCAGCTGCCCCCCCCAGTGATGACTTCGGCGGTGCCGCGATCTCcacgaagaggggggagtggagaAGTAGTGTGACAGAGAATatgctgctcctgcacacTTCTTCACCTGGTGGGAAGCGGCAGTCACCTTATTTTGCTCATCGCGGCACGAATCGGTGTCTGCGTCCCCCCAACAGAAACAACAAACAGTGCTCGCAGGGTATATTAACTGAGCTTGCGGTTCGCCCCACGATAGTCGCCGGAGGCCTCTACCTTTACCATTATGGCGCTCTCATTGGACGAAGCGGAAGGCGTGTTCACAGGCATGAACTCAGACATGCGAGGCCGCTGATAGTGGGTGATGAGAACGACGACGCCGGTCACAAGACTGCAGACTGTCATGCCAAAAAGTAGACACATATCGAAGCCAATTGTGGATGAGAAGTGGCCAATGAAGAAGTCCTCGCAACTAGTGGAGTGTGATGGGGTAATCATCGCCGACCCGCTGGCAAGTGCGCAGGCGGTGGAGTAGAGTGGGTAGTCCTCATTGGGGTCCATTTGTGCGGTTATCTCCCCACACCCATCGCGCACCGCTTTCGTGATGTCAACGAAAATGTCGCCCTCGCCATGCCTGTGGCGCCGT
The window above is part of the Leishmania panamensis strain MHOM/PA/94/PSC-1 chromosome 33 sequence genome. Proteins encoded here:
- a CDS encoding trans-splicing factor, putative (TriTrypDB/GeneDB-style sysID: LpmP.33.0160) — encoded protein: MDEGFDAHVTAATLEEIPAYEENEVTLLSDDDALRYDSVTEVTKLLRSSYLSGMLRRLSDYEQTIGRGKNSIPSDDPEYQYVSDCSSLVLRIEVEKSRVHVFLRAQYSIRFPELDMFFSDSVLYAKVVKVIQNNVDFSSVVTQLDELLPSQLLVVVVACASTTSGRDLSPEELSRVLEACEELENLEMAKQTFLEYIQCSMPLICPNLCAFLGTGITSQLFAISGSVAKLSIMDPTDLARLGSRRSNDSGIAIKTTGFLSNCDLVANLPPQLRPKALRLVASVTLTLARIDANRRAPTNYEGVRERRLTCNRMRAWLDPPVLRGAGHNMYERRGRKRRRAN
- a CDS encoding hypothetical protein (TriTrypDB/GeneDB-style sysID: LpmP.33.0170), with amino-acid sequence MTNVVGLPAGAPALVYKLPQRDLLDLVATNDVASLLILVRGDNPFDMSPGMELIRYKMRAKRFAATVYTENAGVMANAVPHVEPPQIKYIRDASGNSAVHVAAGLGFSSMIEILVNECGCAVEEYNTSGFTPLHLAAFHGHADCVHLLRDLGADVLNPTRWNPASTPDCHRGFCGRTTLFLAHCAQQATVVELLIPLYRKFIDTAFRGQTSAEVWKAAASGHEAKSLSLLLDALECRTTASGALPISIDFDMEDALREALPAVLETILPSTRSPTPLQLFLFQRLVQLGYVTETTVVGSADTVVMRVLNTAQVQAWCVLVDQGLVQPHKCSLDSVHSSGHGGRSEVELRALIEEAKAYFSYDVAKKSYTEKGDSDRRRNTVLNRRGVWKKLENHLKQLSLSPARCPRS
- a CDS encoding hypothetical protein (TriTrypDB/GeneDB-style sysID: LpmP.33.0180) encodes the protein MGTPPPILQAALSSRTKFVFRRLHQIDAERSSRMATRLVPHGATKRHTRLSHSQVERLTVAGQCVVIECGDDVSGADDGAGTVELFVLDSRATERDAMMEAFGEFTIMEDELTGCSQSSLKHGRGEEDEDLPCYFLGPLRRTSSVGDHSTAAEDSVLASPSRWGAVKADEDGTMRRFLQEYDEMLCMEATGDATADLYCYPDHRKDDEYDSNAEDFSGNDYPDEADGRSGESTRRTDEEASNSSTRRQRVYVTSRNTYGISCEEEYSERSLSSGWGSDD